In a single window of the Synechococcus sp. HK05 genome:
- a CDS encoding Crp/Fnr family transcriptional regulator, with protein sequence MNSGLLHTMQALASSLPLRALAPGELLFEAGEPGVSIFCVISGSVELRWSADGFEQFGPGEVVGVGALVSDQHRRHGTARALEATELIEMGREQFLFAVQETPLFAIELMANLERRMRGLDH encoded by the coding sequence ATGAACTCTGGTCTGCTTCACACCATGCAGGCCCTGGCCAGCAGCTTGCCCTTGCGTGCGCTGGCACCGGGTGAACTGCTGTTCGAAGCAGGCGAGCCGGGAGTCTCGATCTTCTGCGTGATCAGCGGCTCGGTCGAGCTGCGTTGGAGTGCGGATGGGTTTGAGCAGTTCGGGCCGGGTGAGGTGGTTGGTGTGGGTGCGTTGGTGAGCGATCAGCATCGCCGCCATGGCACGGCTCGGGCGCTTGAGGCCACGGAATTGATCGAGATGGGCCGTGAGCAATTTTTGTTTGCTGTGCAGGAAACGCCCTTGTTCGCGATCGAACTGATGGCGAACCTCGAGCGGCGGATGCGCGGGCTTGATCACTGA
- a CDS encoding NAD-binding protein — protein MSIGDGAVLICGLGALGQACLERLLPFDVPLRAIDLHSPQWRRADLSQRISLVVQGDMRQAQVLERAGIRRCRSVLLLSADSQVNLEAALQVRLLNPDADVVVRSRSGEQSIGRLLEQRLPKVAVVDPLVLTAGAVASAVQPHEGLIQLDSHSEGETISVVSREEAATALACRPVRPNAAGRSDLWIIVRQGGSAVQHSKGASWWQLPGRIRRWRPPWGSLARRPMHWLAPLVVAAIVLGLALFSGQAGGWQRSLLITLGLLQGEFVDPVMLLSQRSLWQLLAGLSYALLGTLLTSALVALILERLLSERLGLRRRERVKSGSRQVVIVDGPEVVEPIRTLLESERIGVQTASLSEGMNALDRQLERLNNCQVVGIGLLSNHLLNNVHAALALQEKDPACRLAVLAHAMEASDQLGRMLGGITVISAVDLAADALVATAFGERVERVLQIQGVNHLVVRYRIEPEDQLCGLTVARVENGYGMTVLRHQRRQRPQARAIPPLDWSLLAGDAITVLATLDSLRRVECGEREPPQWCVELRCKPHPHERFVVQQCLARYLDLAPGQVQGWLDGHWKRSKPLDRDLAELMQRDLQRLRVQTRMCRADAPTQPEGSND, from the coding sequence GTGTCGATCGGCGACGGGGCTGTTCTGATCTGCGGGCTCGGGGCGCTGGGGCAGGCCTGTTTGGAACGTCTGCTGCCCTTCGATGTGCCGCTGCGGGCCATTGACTTGCACAGCCCGCAATGGCGGCGCGCTGACTTAAGCCAGCGGATCAGCCTGGTGGTGCAAGGAGATATGCGCCAGGCCCAGGTGCTCGAGCGCGCAGGAATCCGCCGATGCCGATCGGTGTTGCTGCTCAGCGCTGACAGCCAGGTGAACCTGGAGGCCGCCCTGCAGGTGCGCCTGTTGAATCCGGATGCCGACGTCGTGGTGCGCTCCAGATCCGGCGAGCAATCCATCGGCCGTCTCCTGGAGCAACGGCTCCCGAAAGTGGCCGTTGTCGATCCCCTGGTGCTCACGGCTGGAGCCGTGGCCAGTGCGGTGCAGCCCCATGAGGGGTTGATCCAACTCGACAGCCACAGCGAAGGCGAAACCATCAGCGTGGTGAGCCGTGAAGAAGCAGCGACAGCCCTGGCCTGCAGGCCCGTGCGGCCGAATGCCGCGGGCCGATCCGATCTGTGGATCATCGTGCGCCAAGGGGGCAGCGCTGTGCAGCACTCCAAAGGTGCCAGCTGGTGGCAACTCCCAGGCCGGATCCGGCGATGGCGCCCCCCTTGGGGCTCCCTGGCGCGGCGCCCGATGCATTGGCTTGCACCGCTCGTTGTGGCGGCCATCGTGCTGGGTTTGGCGCTGTTCTCCGGGCAGGCGGGGGGATGGCAGCGATCGCTGTTGATCACCCTGGGGCTGCTGCAGGGTGAATTCGTCGACCCGGTGATGCTGCTCTCGCAGCGCAGCCTGTGGCAGCTGCTGGCTGGTCTGAGTTACGCCCTGCTCGGAACCCTGCTCACCTCGGCCTTGGTAGCCCTGATCCTCGAGCGCCTGCTGAGCGAACGGCTGGGCTTACGCCGCCGGGAACGGGTGAAGAGCGGGAGCCGGCAGGTGGTGATCGTGGATGGGCCAGAGGTGGTGGAACCGATTCGCACGCTGCTGGAGAGCGAACGCATCGGTGTTCAAACAGCCAGTCTCAGCGAGGGGATGAACGCCCTGGATCGTCAACTGGAGCGCCTGAACAACTGCCAGGTGGTGGGCATTGGCCTACTGAGCAACCACCTCCTGAACAACGTGCATGCGGCACTGGCCCTGCAGGAAAAGGATCCGGCCTGCAGGCTGGCGGTGCTCGCCCACGCCATGGAAGCCAGCGATCAACTGGGTCGCATGCTTGGCGGAATCACGGTGATCTCTGCGGTGGATCTGGCCGCTGATGCATTGGTGGCCACCGCCTTTGGTGAGCGTGTGGAGCGGGTGTTGCAGATCCAAGGCGTGAACCACCTGGTGGTGCGCTACAGGATTGAACCGGAGGATCAGCTCTGCGGGCTCACGGTGGCGCGGGTGGAAAACGGCTACGGCATGACGGTGTTGCGTCACCAACGCCGCCAGCGTCCGCAGGCCCGGGCGATTCCGCCCCTCGATTGGTCGTTGTTGGCGGGGGATGCCATCACAGTGCTGGCCACCCTCGACAGCCTGCGGCGGGTGGAATGCGGTGAGCGCGAACCACCCCAGTGGTGTGTGGAGCTGCGCTGCAAGCCCCATCCCCATGAACGGTTTGTGGTGCAGCAGTGTCTCGCCCGCTATCTCGATCTGGCACCTGGGCAGGTGCAAGGCTGGCTCGACGGCCATTGGAAACGCAGCAAACCCCTGGACCGCGATCTCGCGGAGCTGATGCAACGCGACCTGCAACGCCTGCGTGTTCAGACGCGGATGTGCAGGGCCGATGCACCAACCCAGCCTGAGGGCAGCAATGACTGA
- a CDS encoding Crp/Fnr family transcriptional regulator — protein MVYTPSGQQGLRSSLEEVYQRRDLVHLGAGSKVPLLRNHVWLVTRGMVKLSCMNEQGDDLLLGLAGPNEIFGEPLTNIDLYEATTIGDSDLLCLPMDEIESTPHLAITLVKAMTSRMRQSEALIALLGLRRIEERVRGFLELLAQDYGQPCEQGLLLNLRLTHQDIANALSTTRVTVTRVLGLLREEGWLQLDDQRQLVVSHLPRS, from the coding sequence ATGGTTTACACACCAAGCGGTCAGCAAGGTCTTCGCAGTTCGCTCGAAGAGGTTTATCAGCGCCGCGATCTGGTGCATCTCGGAGCCGGTAGCAAGGTTCCTCTGCTGCGCAATCACGTGTGGCTGGTGACCCGCGGCATGGTCAAGCTCAGCTGCATGAACGAGCAGGGCGATGACCTGCTGCTCGGTTTGGCTGGTCCCAACGAGATCTTTGGTGAACCCCTCACCAACATTGATCTCTATGAGGCCACCACCATCGGCGACAGCGATCTGCTTTGCCTGCCGATGGACGAGATCGAGTCCACACCCCATCTGGCCATCACCCTGGTGAAGGCGATGACCAGTCGCATGCGTCAGTCGGAAGCACTGATTGCGCTGCTCGGTCTGCGCCGCATCGAAGAGCGGGTGCGTGGCTTCCTGGAGCTGCTCGCCCAGGATTACGGTCAGCCCTGCGAGCAGGGTCTGCTGCTCAACCTGCGCCTCACCCATCAGGACATCGCCAATGCCCTGAGCACCACCCGCGTCACCGTGACCCGGGTGCTGGGGCTGCTGCGGGAAGAGGGCTGGCTGCAGCTCGATGACCAGCGTCAGCTAGTGGTGAGCCACCTGCCACGCAGTTGA
- the corA gene encoding magnesium/cobalt transporter CorA — protein MSALVLWPEGPQLCRLNSHQQVQDLLSQRVPIWLRITGMGQPHLIREALEICRIPSAFSPLVLDTPQSTRVDSMGDVIAVVLHRLRFSRDPLNLVSDQVSMLLTHNCLISIEEAPSGEPFASLTDWLLHKTPIAAAEDLDDLLHYMVDNILDGIFPMLEQMANRLDDLEEAALRDPRPRVLTRTYQLRTNLRRIRQQLWPLRHQILLFLRQNQPVMGPDGLQGFQEMAQNVEQIFESCEILRHQCDAVTEAHMASTGNRMNQIMKTLTIVSTIFAPLTFIAGIYGMNFDNMPELHWRYGYIASLLLMGAIATMQAIYLWRRGWFEDWTAPRR, from the coding sequence ATGTCTGCCTTGGTGCTGTGGCCAGAGGGTCCGCAGCTCTGCCGGCTCAACAGCCACCAGCAAGTGCAGGATCTCTTGAGCCAACGGGTGCCGATCTGGCTGCGGATCACCGGCATGGGGCAACCGCACCTGATCCGCGAGGCGCTCGAGATCTGCCGGATCCCCTCAGCCTTCAGCCCGCTGGTGCTCGACACTCCACAATCCACACGGGTGGATTCCATGGGCGATGTGATCGCGGTGGTGCTGCACCGGCTGCGCTTCTCCCGGGATCCCCTCAACCTGGTGAGTGATCAGGTGAGCATGCTGCTCACCCACAACTGCCTGATTTCGATCGAGGAGGCACCGAGCGGTGAGCCCTTCGCCTCACTCACCGATTGGCTACTGCACAAAACGCCGATCGCAGCAGCCGAAGATCTCGACGATCTTCTCCACTACATGGTGGACAACATCCTCGATGGCATTTTTCCAATGCTCGAGCAGATGGCCAATCGGCTGGATGATCTCGAGGAAGCGGCCCTGCGTGACCCGCGGCCGCGGGTGCTCACCCGCACCTACCAACTGAGAACCAACCTGCGGCGCATTCGCCAGCAATTGTGGCCTCTGCGCCATCAAATCCTGCTGTTTCTCCGCCAGAACCAACCGGTGATGGGACCCGATGGCCTGCAGGGATTTCAGGAAATGGCCCAGAACGTTGAGCAGATTTTTGAGAGCTGTGAAATCCTTCGCCATCAGTGCGATGCGGTGACCGAAGCCCACATGGCCAGCACGGGCAATCGCATGAACCAGATCATGAAAACCCTCACGATTGTGTCGACGATCTTTGCCCCGCTCACGTTCATCGCCGGCATCTATGGCATGAACTTCGACAACATGCCGGAGTTGCATTGGCGCTATGGCTATATCGCTTCGCTGCTGCTCATGGGTGCCATCGCCACGATGCAGGCGATCTACCTATGGCGGCGCGGCTGGTTCGAGGATTGGACAGCGCCGCGGCGTTAA
- a CDS encoding response regulator transcription factor encodes MNQVDDATPMARLLVVEDDDTIRETVAEALEMEGFAVTAATNGRSAWDLLSRDSYDLVVLDLMLPGINGLDLCRQLRQGTTPPLILVVSARDTETDRVLGLEVGADDYLIKPFGMRELVARCRALLRRQRTPLPTTNSLEHLDLQLYPGECRVTRAGIEIRLSPKEYKLLELFMQNPRRVWSREQLIEQVWGVDYIGDSKTVDVHIRWLREKIEDDPSTPAKLVTVRGFGYRFG; translated from the coding sequence ATGAATCAGGTTGACGACGCCACACCCATGGCGCGGCTGCTGGTGGTGGAGGACGACGACACCATCCGCGAAACCGTGGCGGAAGCCCTCGAGATGGAAGGCTTCGCCGTAACAGCCGCAACCAATGGCCGCAGCGCCTGGGATCTGCTCAGCCGGGACAGCTACGACCTTGTGGTGCTCGATCTGATGCTGCCGGGTATCAATGGCCTCGATCTCTGCCGCCAGCTGCGCCAGGGCACGACGCCTCCCCTGATCCTGGTGGTGAGTGCCCGCGACACCGAAACCGATCGGGTGCTCGGCCTCGAAGTGGGGGCCGACGACTACCTGATCAAACCCTTTGGCATGCGCGAACTGGTGGCCCGCTGCCGCGCCCTGCTGCGGCGCCAGCGCACGCCGCTCCCCACCACCAACAGCCTCGAACACCTGGATCTGCAGCTGTACCCAGGGGAATGCCGGGTCACCCGGGCCGGGATCGAGATTCGCCTCTCACCCAAGGAATACAAGCTGCTCGAACTGTTCATGCAAAACCCGCGGCGCGTGTGGAGCCGCGAGCAATTGATCGAGCAGGTGTGGGGTGTCGACTACATCGGCGACAGCAAAACCGTCGACGTGCACATCCGCTGGTTGCGCGAAAAGATCGAAGACGATCCCTCCACCCCCGCCAAGCTGGTCACCGTGCGCGGCTTTGGCTATCGCTTCGGCTAA
- a CDS encoding CHAD domain-containing protein codes for MSLSRLHAVGDLDQAVLSGGESCGAYAALLLEQRSRRLVALQLDVLADRDPEPLHQLRVCCRQIRSTVEQFQPALELPEAVSAQRLARIGSDLGLARDLDVMRDRLQQRWLPLLPEREQAPLRKLLKQLKRERKLAFTSTTDTLKGRRYLKLLARLQAWLREPVLTPMGAEPIAAWCPELQQVVLAGLFTLPGWWVERPHELDGALALHQLRRRIKRARYGLANLSPLAPELYQPWLLQLKQMQAALGELQDLRVLMLTLERLLEEQPDAALPSLCSLILEARDQAWTAWLAASAELRTAAGRQGLLKLQLNR; via the coding sequence GTGAGCCTTTCGCGGCTCCACGCTGTGGGCGATCTGGATCAGGCTGTGCTGTCGGGCGGTGAGAGTTGTGGCGCCTACGCAGCGTTGCTGCTGGAGCAGCGTTCGCGCCGTTTGGTGGCCTTGCAACTGGATGTGCTCGCCGACCGCGACCCTGAGCCGCTGCACCAACTGCGGGTGTGCTGCCGCCAGATCCGCAGCACGGTGGAGCAATTCCAGCCGGCTCTGGAGTTGCCCGAGGCGGTGAGTGCCCAGCGCCTGGCCCGCATCGGCTCCGATCTCGGGCTGGCCCGCGATCTCGATGTGATGCGCGATCGGCTTCAGCAGCGCTGGTTGCCGTTGCTGCCCGAGCGGGAGCAAGCCCCCCTGCGCAAGCTGCTCAAGCAGCTGAAGCGCGAGCGCAAGCTGGCTTTCACCAGCACCACCGACACCCTCAAGGGGCGCCGCTATCTCAAGCTCCTCGCGCGGCTGCAGGCCTGGCTGCGGGAGCCGGTGCTCACGCCCATGGGTGCCGAGCCGATCGCGGCCTGGTGCCCTGAGCTGCAGCAGGTGGTGCTGGCGGGCCTGTTCACGCTGCCCGGTTGGTGGGTGGAGCGACCCCATGAGCTGGATGGCGCCCTGGCGCTGCATCAATTGCGCCGCCGGATCAAACGTGCCCGCTACGGCCTGGCCAATCTCAGCCCCTTGGCGCCGGAGCTTTATCAGCCTTGGTTGCTGCAGCTCAAGCAGATGCAGGCCGCCCTGGGCGAGCTGCAAGACCTGCGGGTGCTGATGCTCACGCTTGAACGCCTGCTCGAGGAGCAGCCCGATGCCGCGCTGCCCAGCCTCTGCAGCCTGATCCTTGAGGCCCGTGATCAGGCCTGGACCGCCTGGCTGGCGGCCTCGGCTGAGTTGCGCACCGCGGCGGGCAGGCAGGGCTTGCTGAAACTGCAGCTCAACCGCTAA
- a CDS encoding HAMP domain-containing sensor histidine kinase has translation MSATHALAFLIGGGAGAGLALWLKRKPRLKRRSRRSPLDPPDTQLREWMEEMPQGWLLINGDNRIGGLNPRAEWLLELEDSGLGLRGEPFALLDPSDELLHLVNLAREKGMAQRSSWPLRSSNLDVRVMPGDHGWVAVVLQGRNPLESQLERQEQWVSDVAHELKTPLTALRLVGDSLALKADGRQAVLVQRLQRELERLQVLVSDLLDLSRLDNTPFTESNPQAVVDPVALLQQVWSTLEPMAGERGVQLTLSSAAADGTEGSVQAATDPARFHQALLNLLDNALRYSPDQAAIEVEISTRNRWCMVAVRDHGPGLSDTDLERMFQRFYRGDPSRARSPRSGSGLGLAIVQQIALSQGGMVRASNHPDGGALLELLVPRAA, from the coding sequence GTGAGCGCAACCCACGCCCTGGCTTTCCTGATCGGCGGCGGCGCTGGAGCCGGCCTCGCCCTCTGGCTCAAACGCAAGCCACGCCTGAAACGTCGCAGCCGCCGAAGCCCCCTCGACCCACCCGACACCCAGCTGCGGGAGTGGATGGAGGAGATGCCGCAGGGATGGTTGCTGATCAACGGTGACAACCGCATCGGCGGGCTCAATCCCCGCGCCGAATGGCTGCTCGAACTGGAGGATTCAGGCCTGGGGCTTCGGGGTGAACCGTTTGCGCTGCTTGATCCCTCCGATGAACTGCTCCACCTGGTGAACCTGGCCCGAGAGAAAGGGATGGCCCAGCGCAGCTCCTGGCCGTTGCGCAGCAGCAACCTGGATGTGCGGGTGATGCCGGGCGACCACGGCTGGGTGGCCGTGGTTCTGCAGGGGCGCAACCCCCTGGAGAGCCAACTCGAACGCCAGGAGCAGTGGGTGAGCGATGTGGCCCACGAATTGAAAACGCCCCTCACCGCCTTGCGCCTCGTGGGCGACAGCCTGGCCCTCAAAGCCGACGGTCGCCAGGCAGTGCTGGTGCAGCGCTTGCAACGGGAACTGGAGCGGCTGCAGGTGCTGGTGAGCGATCTGCTCGATCTCTCCCGACTCGACAACACACCCTTCACCGAATCCAACCCCCAGGCGGTGGTGGATCCGGTGGCCTTGTTGCAGCAGGTGTGGAGCACCCTCGAGCCCATGGCTGGCGAACGCGGCGTGCAGCTAACGCTGAGCTCTGCCGCAGCCGATGGCACGGAAGGCAGCGTCCAGGCAGCCACCGATCCTGCCCGCTTCCACCAGGCCCTGCTCAACCTGCTGGATAACGCTCTGCGCTACAGCCCCGATCAGGCAGCGATTGAAGTAGAGATCAGCACCCGCAACCGCTGGTGCATGGTGGCGGTACGCGACCACGGCCCCGGCCTGAGCGACACGGATCTTGAGCGCATGTTCCAGCGCTTCTACCGCGGCGACCCCTCCCGAGCCCGCTCTCCGCGCAGCGGCAGCGGGCTGGGCCTGGCGATCGTGCAGCAGATTGCCCTCTCCCAGGGGGGAATGGTGCGGGCCAGCAATCACCCCGATGGCGGCGCGTTGCTCGAACTGCTCGTGCCGCGCGCCGCCTGA
- a CDS encoding PhoX family phosphatase, which produces MRWPSIQGPIPLPSDGLDAEQQRLSYQRITLNDRLDVPPGFRADLLLSWGDQLGEGVMGFNNDYLAFTPLNPDHALLTINFEYISALIWREGYAEAHGSNLPFTELEELLKQAGGRAHIPGLPANARLRSLAERVATAALEDLGIGVASLKRDANGRWRHAPTALERRIHGLSGLKDPNQRMRSTGPAAAVFRRHNRLGYDDGLGDRIIGTFANCAGGRTPWGTVLSAEENFQSQVPEAVYADGSSLAPAECPFEFSRQRIGGLGNPFGLAGNKYGWMVEIDPQTPSRPAVKHTWLGRFRHEAVAVRARAGEPLVVYTACDRHGGHLYRFVSRDPVVDPRDRNNSRLLEHGRLEVAQFVADGTGRWLLLAPQTAVAPWKPMDQEPFSSASSVTVPHSDRSRAGAERLRTEADRERYCAQFSTLADLYVGEGDEQQGAILIDAHLAANAIGATPTARPEDTDLDPISGDLLITFTMGGSDETGQPDPAIFRGPQGQTPWPFGWLMRLTDAPADGAKPGGNIQWRMAATGGTPWEGGLGFANPDNLAIDQRGNVWMVTDRSFSSAQGDIFGKNACWIFPRSAAEQQEAVLFASGPMECELCGPCFDGEEHTLFLAVQHPGEQNGSHRPDQIEMQAFTLEDRSGQRFDQLRTVPLGSNWPSGVPGRVPRPGIVAVSRHQGGPLLSSG; this is translated from the coding sequence ATGCGCTGGCCATCGATCCAAGGACCAATCCCGCTGCCCAGCGATGGACTCGATGCCGAGCAACAGCGGCTGAGTTACCAGCGCATCACGCTCAACGATCGGCTCGACGTTCCTCCAGGCTTCCGCGCGGATCTGTTGCTGAGCTGGGGAGATCAGCTCGGCGAGGGCGTGATGGGGTTCAACAACGACTACCTCGCCTTCACGCCCCTCAATCCAGACCATGCGCTACTCACGATCAACTTCGAATACATCAGTGCCCTGATCTGGCGCGAGGGCTATGCGGAAGCTCACGGCAGCAACCTGCCCTTTACCGAGCTGGAGGAGTTGCTGAAACAGGCTGGGGGCCGTGCCCACATCCCTGGGCTACCAGCCAATGCACGCTTGCGAAGCCTGGCGGAACGGGTGGCTACCGCCGCTCTGGAAGATCTTGGAATTGGCGTCGCCAGCCTGAAGCGAGACGCCAATGGGCGTTGGCGCCATGCACCCACTGCACTGGAGCGGCGCATTCATGGACTGAGCGGCCTCAAGGATCCGAACCAAAGGATGCGCAGCACCGGCCCGGCAGCGGCGGTGTTTCGGCGGCACAACCGGCTGGGCTACGACGACGGCCTTGGTGATCGGATCATCGGCACCTTCGCCAACTGCGCCGGAGGGCGAACACCCTGGGGCACGGTGCTCTCGGCAGAAGAAAATTTCCAATCCCAGGTGCCGGAGGCGGTGTATGCCGACGGCAGCTCGTTAGCGCCAGCAGAGTGCCCCTTTGAATTCAGCCGCCAGCGCATCGGGGGCTTGGGCAACCCCTTTGGGCTGGCCGGGAACAAATACGGCTGGATGGTGGAGATCGATCCACAAACGCCGAGCCGGCCAGCGGTGAAGCACACCTGGCTGGGGCGATTCCGGCATGAGGCGGTAGCGGTGCGCGCCAGAGCCGGTGAACCCCTGGTTGTGTACACAGCCTGTGATCGGCACGGCGGCCACCTCTACCGCTTTGTGAGCCGCGATCCGGTTGTTGATCCCCGCGATCGCAACAACTCACGGCTCCTCGAACACGGACGATTGGAAGTGGCGCAATTCGTGGCCGATGGCACGGGGCGGTGGCTGCTCCTGGCCCCGCAGACAGCGGTTGCACCCTGGAAGCCCATGGATCAGGAGCCATTCAGTAGCGCCTCCAGCGTGACGGTGCCCCACAGTGATCGCAGCCGTGCCGGCGCTGAGCGCCTGCGCACGGAGGCAGATCGAGAGCGCTACTGCGCACAGTTCTCGACCCTGGCTGATCTCTACGTTGGCGAGGGGGATGAACAGCAGGGAGCGATCTTGATCGATGCCCACTTAGCCGCCAACGCGATCGGTGCCACCCCAACAGCCCGCCCAGAAGACACCGATCTTGATCCGATCAGTGGTGATCTGTTGATCACCTTCACCATGGGTGGTTCCGATGAGACGGGCCAACCAGATCCAGCCATCTTCCGGGGGCCTCAGGGTCAAACCCCCTGGCCATTTGGTTGGCTGATGCGCCTCACTGACGCCCCAGCGGATGGCGCGAAACCCGGAGGCAACATCCAGTGGCGCATGGCCGCCACCGGTGGCACACCCTGGGAAGGGGGGCTCGGATTCGCCAACCCCGACAACCTGGCCATCGACCAGCGAGGCAACGTGTGGATGGTGACGGATCGCTCGTTCAGCAGCGCTCAGGGCGACATCTTCGGAAAAAACGCCTGTTGGATCTTTCCCAGATCGGCGGCTGAACAACAGGAGGCAGTGTTGTTTGCCAGCGGCCCGATGGAATGCGAACTCTGCGGGCCCTGCTTTGACGGCGAGGAGCACACCTTGTTCCTGGCGGTGCAACATCCCGGCGAACAGAACGGCAGCCATCGCCCTGATCAGATCGAAATGCAGGCCTTCACCTTGGAGGACCGATCCGGGCAACGCTTTGATCAGCTGCGCACAGTGCCCTTGGGCTCAAACTGGCCATCAGGGGTGCCGGGGCGTGTGCCCCGACCAGGGATCGTGGCCGTGAGCCGCCATCAAGGCGGACCACTGCTGTCGAGCGGTTGA
- a CDS encoding rubrerythrin family protein codes for MDLSKPGTQANLEAAFGGESMANRKYLFFADVAKQLGHTELAKLFRDTANQETEHAFAHFRLLHPELVVDDPAALSDAQKQAVLSRCLELAIEGETYEYTTMYPEFAAQARADRDGGAEAEFNEQISESKDHAGIFRTAARNFGLLTPVEHHHADRYSVALEALQGQGIAGEAATPVSGQWICKVCGVIYDPTVGDPESGIAAGTAFEAIPDDWSCPICGTRKANFIPYRPAELQAA; via the coding sequence ATGGACCTCTCCAAACCCGGCACCCAGGCCAATCTCGAAGCGGCTTTCGGCGGCGAAAGCATGGCCAACCGCAAGTATTTGTTCTTCGCCGATGTGGCCAAACAGCTCGGCCATACCGAACTGGCGAAGTTGTTCCGCGACACGGCGAACCAGGAAACCGAGCACGCCTTCGCGCACTTCCGCCTGCTGCACCCCGAACTGGTGGTGGACGACCCCGCTGCCCTGAGCGACGCCCAAAAACAGGCCGTGCTCAGCCGCTGCCTGGAGCTGGCCATCGAGGGTGAAACCTACGAATACACAACGATGTATCCGGAGTTCGCCGCCCAGGCCCGCGCCGACCGCGACGGCGGCGCTGAAGCCGAATTCAACGAGCAGATCAGCGAATCAAAAGACCACGCCGGCATCTTCCGCACCGCCGCGCGCAACTTCGGCCTGTTGACGCCCGTGGAGCACCACCACGCCGATCGCTACAGCGTGGCGCTGGAAGCGCTGCAGGGACAAGGCATCGCCGGCGAGGCCGCCACACCGGTGAGCGGCCAGTGGATCTGCAAAGTGTGCGGCGTGATCTACGACCCCACCGTGGGCGACCCGGAATCGGGCATTGCCGCCGGCACCGCCTTCGAAGCGATCCCCGATGACTGGAGCTGCCCGATCTGCGGCACCCGTAAGGCCAATTTCATCCCCTACCGGCCCGCTGAACTGCAGGCCGCCTGA
- a CDS encoding esterase-like activity of phytase family protein gives MTDWLQALLLGPGWGLVSQLLPCPLNAGWSVEQDLALPGPGGGYSAIQMEPGRQRFWLLSDLPEGELSAWTLPSDGRHPDRVRSLQLQVPPSVTQQLDGEGLVIEGDQAWIATEGRRSRERAPQLLRVSLSNGELQAAVALPPAWQQGLASNAGPESLARLSRSNAPLALLMAAERPLLHDPADQVRLLRWAWPAGRDPRRDPPQAHEQGALAAPAGGQWGLTDLLVLHPPKPHPPLLLTLWRHYADPLQWSNQLRLYRLPAPQHLEQPLQQWDLQASGLTPENWEGLSLGPTLSPGQPSLLLVSDDNRNPFQTSRLARLSPRHSSHCTPELPGSSR, from the coding sequence ATGACTGACTGGCTGCAGGCGTTGCTGTTGGGCCCTGGCTGGGGACTGGTGAGCCAGCTGCTTCCCTGCCCACTGAACGCGGGTTGGTCCGTTGAGCAAGATCTGGCCTTACCGGGGCCTGGTGGGGGGTACTCCGCGATCCAGATGGAACCCGGCCGGCAACGCTTCTGGCTGTTGAGCGACCTGCCGGAGGGCGAGCTGAGCGCCTGGACGCTGCCAAGCGATGGCCGCCACCCTGACCGCGTGAGGAGCCTGCAGCTCCAGGTGCCGCCGTCTGTGACCCAACAGCTGGATGGCGAGGGCCTTGTGATCGAAGGCGATCAGGCCTGGATCGCCACGGAAGGGCGACGCAGCCGTGAGCGGGCGCCACAGCTGCTCCGCGTGTCGCTCAGCAACGGAGAACTCCAAGCCGCCGTCGCGCTTCCACCGGCCTGGCAGCAAGGCCTGGCGAGCAACGCCGGTCCGGAATCGTTGGCCAGGCTGAGCCGCTCCAACGCCCCCCTAGCCCTGCTGATGGCCGCGGAACGGCCGCTCCTCCACGATCCTGCGGATCAGGTCCGCCTGCTGCGCTGGGCCTGGCCCGCCGGCCGCGATCCCAGGCGGGATCCCCCGCAGGCCCATGAACAGGGCGCCTTAGCTGCACCGGCAGGGGGCCAGTGGGGATTGACCGATCTACTGGTTCTGCATCCACCGAAGCCACATCCCCCACTGCTGCTCACCCTCTGGCGCCACTACGCCGATCCCTTGCAGTGGAGCAATCAGCTGCGCCTTTATCGACTACCTGCACCACAACACCTTGAACAGCCCCTCCAGCAGTGGGATCTGCAGGCGAGCGGCTTGACTCCCGAAAACTGGGAGGGCCTCAGCCTTGGCCCCACGTTGTCGCCTGGACAACCGAGCTTGCTGCTGGTGAGCGACGACAATCGCAATCCCTTTCAAACCAGCCGGTTGGCACGCCTCAGCCCCCGTCATTCCAGCCATTGCACACCAGAACTCCCTGGCAGCAGCCGCTGA